The genome window AATCATTCTGATGGGGAACCTTGGCATAATTGTGGTCATAAGGACCAGTCCCAAACTCCACACacccatgtatttttttctcagccATCTATCCATTTTGGATATTAGCTCTTCCAGTGTATTTACACCCAAACTCCTAGGTATCTTGGTTGTGGAAGACAGAGTTATCTCTTTCAAAGGGTGCATGGCACAgtttttctttggctgtgcatTTGTGATTACGGAGATGTCCATGCTAgcagtgatggcctatgaccggtTTGTGGCTGTTTGTAACCCCCTGCTCTACACAGTTGCTGTGTCTCCTAAGCTCTGCAGCCTCCTGGTCGCTGGGACTTACATGTGGGATGGAATGTGTTCCTTGACAATCACATGGTCTCTTTTGGAGCTGTCCTTCTGTGATTCTAATGTCATACATCACTTTGGCTGTGAGTATTCTACCATCATCTCTACTTCCTGTTCTGACACCCATTTCAGTCAACTGACATGTTTCATCATTTCTACACTCAATGAGGTGTGTAGCCTCCTGATTATCCTCACCTCCTATGCTTTCATAGTTGTCACAATCATCAAGATGCCTTCAGCTGGTGGACTCCgaaaagccttctccacctgtgcctcCCACCTGACCGCCATCACCATTTTCCATGGGACTGTCCTGCTCCTTTACTGTGTACCCAACTCCAAAAGCTCGTGGCTCCTCGTCAAAGTAGCCACTGTGTTTTTTACCGTCATGATTCCTATGCTGAACCCTCTTATCTATAGCCTTAGGAATAAAGATGTGAAAGAGACAGTCAGGAGGTTGATAACTATGAAACTGCTTTGTCCCTCAATATAATTCAGAAGTCCAATGGGAGTAAAAAACCACTTGAATTAAAGACAAGCTGTGTATTAGCCAAATAAATATGCTTGTGCTCATATTATGCctaataattttcatatatatttctgaTGCTAGTTTatctttattataaataaatatatgattatgtttcaaataaattgtatgttgtatttta of Bos mutus isolate GX-2022 unplaced genomic scaffold, NWIPB_WYAK_1.1 CTG219, whole genome shotgun sequence contains these proteins:
- the LOC102270116 gene encoding olfactory receptor 1165; amino-acid sequence: MVRNEGNQSSVSMFILLGFSEYPCLQAPLFLVFLTIYTIILMGNLGIIVVIRTSPKLHTPMYFFLSHLSILDISSSSVFTPKLLGILVVEDRVISFKGCMAQFFFGCAFVITEMSMLAVMAYDRFVAVCNPLLYTVAVSPKLCSLLVAGTYMWDGMCSLTITWSLLELSFCDSNVIHHFGCEYSTIISTSCSDTHFSQLTCFIISTLNEVCSLLIILTSYAFIVVTIIKMPSAGGLRKAFSTCASHLTAITIFHGTVLLLYCVPNSKSSWLLVKVATVFFTVMIPMLNPLIYSLRNKDVKETVRRLITMKLLCPSI